The genomic segment CGGTGCCGCGGGATCATCTCGTTCTCCATCTCCCCGAGAAGGCGAGCCAGCCGGCCATCCTCGTCGGCCTGCCGGCGAAGCTGTCGCCCGCGCAGAAGGCGGCGTACGGGCTGCTGGTGAAGGGCGAGCAGGGCTCCTGAGCGGGCCGCGCCGCATCTCCCCCATCCCTTGCCCGAACCCCATCGCGCGCCCATTCTTCCGCTCGCCAAGTCACGAGCACGGAAGGAGAAGCGCGGTTTGCAAGCCCTGATCATCATCGGCCACGGGTCGCACCTGAACGCCGACTCCAGCGCCCCCGTATACCGGCACGCCGAGGCGATCCGGCGCACGGGGGCGTTCGACGAGGTGCGCGAGTGCTTCTGGAAGGAAGAGCCCTCCATGCGCGAGGTGTTCGACCTGGTGGAGGCCGACGAGGTGTACGTGGTCCCTCTCTTCATCTCCGAAGGCTACTTCACGCGCGAAGTCATCCCGCGCGACATGGGGCTGGACGGGCCCGCGCCGTCCACCACGCGCAAGCTGAGGAAGACCATCCACTACACGCCGCCCGTGGGCACGCATCCGCTCATGCCGGGCATGATCCTGCGGCGCGCGGAGGAGATCGCCGGGCTGAGCGACGAGCAGGCGCGCGGGGCGGGGCTGGTGATCATCGGCCACGGGACGGAGCGGAACAGCAACTCCAGCGAAGTCATCTACCGCGTGAGCCGCGAGGCGGACGCGGCGGGCGTGTTCGGGCACGTGCGCACCGGGTTCCTGGACCAGCAGCCCAAGGTGGGCGAGGTCGTGGACGAGATGGAGGAGCGGACGCTCGTGCTGGTGCCCTTCTTCGTCGCGGAGGGCTGGCACACGCAGGAGACCATCC from the Longimicrobiaceae bacterium genome contains:
- a CDS encoding CbiX/SirB N-terminal domain-containing protein, whose amino-acid sequence is MQALIIIGHGSHLNADSSAPVYRHAEAIRRTGAFDEVRECFWKEEPSMREVFDLVEADEVYVVPLFISEGYFTREVIPRDMGLDGPAPSTTRKLRKTIHYTPPVGTHPLMPGMILRRAEEIAGLSDEQARGAGLVIIGHGTERNSNSSEVIYRVSREADAAGVFGHVRTGFLDQQPKVGEVVDEMEERTLVLVPFFVAEGWHTQETIPDDLGLHRPAVSPVTEKDGRTVFYAAPVGTFPEVAEIVLQRAREAGARVPEHVRVGEPAYV